The Rhizobium sp. WSM4643 genome contains the following window.
GTGATCTTGACGCCGGCACCCTTCAACCCGTTGACGAGCTGCAACCCGCCGAAACCACCGCCGACAACGACGACATGATGATCGCTCATGACCTACCCCTTTTGCGCCATTTCGCTCAAAGCCAATGTGGCCCTCGCCGCGATGGTTGCAACTGCCGTTTCGGCATGCCTGCCCTGCGCCGCCGACAGCCGACGGCGCCGGGTTTATTGGCTTCGCCTGCAGTCCGACCTCGCTTTTTGCAGAATGCTGTAAACCTGTTGTGCATTGTCGATCCCCAAAAGCTGAGGCTCATTGGCAAGGGCGGGTGTCCAGCCGCTCATCCGTCGGTTGGACCGGACGCCGAACTTGATCGTACCCCTGCCGCGGGTGCCCTCTTCAAGGCTGATCGAGGGCAGAAGTTCATGCCCGCTGGAGTATAAATTCCGAAAGAACCCGCTTCTGCGAATGATGACGCGTCTGTCTGTCACCATATATACCGTCCTCGCCCGCGCGGCCGCATCGACGAAAAAACGTCCCGCGATGATGTAGAGGCCCATCAGCGCAAACAGACTAAGCCACAATTTCTTAGAAACCGGCTCATCCCCAATGACGGCGGCAAATGCGAGAACATTCGCAAAGCCGCCCCAGAGAAGCGAAAACGGAATGAGGAGGCGATCTCGTGATGTCAGGAAAAATCCCTGTGCGGGACGCCCTGACCAGAGAAGCTTTTCCCCCCGCATGAAATCACGATTGATATTGCCATTGCCCATATGATTGCAGCTCTTAAAAACACCGGCTCACCGTGCATAACCCACGGGTATCGCCATTCCATGTTTCAATTCTTCCATCGAGATCGATGCCGAAACGTCGAAGAGTTCGAGTTTGCGGACGATCTGCTTGTAGATCACGTCGTAATGCTCGACGCGCGGCAGCACGATCTTCAGGATGTAATCATGGTTGCCGGTCAGGCGGTGTGCTTCGACGATCTCCGGAATGTCGCCGATGATCCGGCGGAAGGTCTCCGTCCATTCATCGGAATGGTGCGCCGTCTTGACCAGTGCGAAGAGCGTCGTCGGCACGCCCATCTTTTCCCGATCGAGCACGACGATGCGCCGGGCGATATGGCCGCTCTCCTCCAGCCGCTGGATGCGCCGGGAGCAGGCCGAAACCGAAAGCGCCACACGCTCGGCAAGATCGGTCACGGATATGCCTGCATCCTTCTGCAGCATGTCGAGAATGCGCCTATCGCGATCGTCAAGCATGTGTCTAAACTGAACCTCTCGCCGAATTTTTGCATAATCTCGTAAATCCACGCAAAATAATATCACATATTTCACAGAGATGACAAACAACGCAAACACGTCGCGCCGGAATCGCGGCATCATTCCCGACAGTTGAGAAGCATGGGAGCTTGAAGAAATGGAAATGATCGGACTGATCGGTGGCATGAGTTTCGAAAGTTCGGCGGTCTATTACCGCCTCGTCAACGAGATGGTGCGCGACCGCAAGGGTGGCCTCGCCTCGGCTGAACTCATCCTGCATTCGGTCAATTTCGAAGAGATCGTCGCGCTCCAGAAGGCCGGCGACTGGGATATGGCCTCCTCGCGCCTCGGCGACGTGGCGTTGCGCCTGCAGATCGCTGGTGCCCGCTGCATCCTCATCTGCACCAACACCATGCACCTGATCGCCGACAAGGTCGCAGACAAGATCTCCGTGCCGCTGATCCACATCATCGACGAGACGGCAAAATCGCTGCATGCGAGCGGCCGCAAGCGCCCGCTGCTGCTTGCCACCCGCTACACGATGGAGCACGGCTTCTACAGCGATCGCATGAAGAGCCTTGGTGTTGATATCATGGTGCCTGATGCCAGCGACCGTACGACCGTGCACGATATTATCTTCAACGAACTCTGCGCCGGCAAGGTGCTCGACAGTTCGCGTCGAAAACTGTTCGATGTCATCGCTCGCGCCGTTGATAACGGCGCCGACAGCATCATCCTCGGCTGCACCGAGATCTGCCTGATCCTCGACCCCGACCATTTGCCGCTGCCGGGCTTCGACACCACAGCGATCCATGCGCGGGCGGCTGTCGATTTCGCGCTGGGAATGGACGAGACAACAGAAGAGGAAGCCGCCTGATATCGTCAAATTAGTTGACTCAGTCCAATAAATGTCAGACAAGATCTTGTCTGGAGATCTTTGCCGGGCCGCTGACAAAGTCGACCAACTGCTCTTTCGTCATGCTCGGGCTGGTCCCGAGCATCTGCAGCCGGTGCAGCAGATCCTCGGCACAAGGCCGAGGATGACGCCGAGTGAGGAGCACACGGTTCGTCAGCAGTCTGACCAGGATCTCCATTTGGAGATCATCATGTCTAGCCTATCGCTCATCGAAACCGCTCGCGATTTCAACCGGTTCTATACGAACTTCCTCGGCCTCTTGAACAAGGCCTATCTCGACACCCCCTTCACGCTGACCGATGCCCGCATCCTCTTCGAGGTCGGCTCGCATGATGGCGTCAGCGCCGCCGCACTTGTCCGCGACCTGCAGCTCGACCCGGCCTATCTCAGCCGCATTCTCAAGCGTTTCCGCGCCGAGGGGTTGATCGAGACCAGCCCCGATCCGGCCGATCTTCGCAGCCAGGTCATCATTGTCACCGACCAGGGACGCGAGACGTTCGAGGAACTCGGCCGGCGCTCCAATGCGCAGATCGCCGCCCGTTTCGACCGCCTGGCGAGCGGCGAGCCGGAGGCGGCCGTCTCCGCCATGTGCACGATTCGCGCCCTGCTCGACCCGGCGGCAAAACCTGCGCCGGCAATCATCCGCGCTCACCGGTCCGGCGATATCGGCTGGATCGTCCAGAGCCAGGGCCGCTTCTATGCCGAGGAATATGGCTGGGATCTGCGCTTCGAGGCGCTGGTCGCCGAGGTCGCCGGCAAATTCCTCGCCAATTTCGATCCGGTCAAAGAATATTGCTGGATCGCCGAGCGCGGCGGCGTCAATGTCGGTTCGGTCCTCGTCACCAATGGCGGCGACGGCGTCGCCAAGCTCCGCCTGCTCTACGTCGACAAATCAGCCCGCGGCCTCGGTCTCGGCAAGCTGCTGGTCGACGAATGCATCCGCTTCTCAAAACAGAAGGGCTACCGCGAGCTTTCGCTCTGGACCAACGATATGCTGGAGACCGCCCGCGCCATCTACGTCAAGGCGGGATTCCGCCTTGTCTCCGAGGAGAGACATCGCATGTTCGGCCCTGAAGCGAACGGCCAGAACTGGGTGCTCGATCTCTGAATTTGCTGCGTCGCAGAAATTTCACTTGATTTGGAAATGTTCATTCCCTAATTAGGCGCCATGACCGTTGCCAATCTCACACCAGAAGCAAAGACCCGCAGCCGTGGCCGTCCGCGCGAGTTCGATATGGACGCAGCACTGGATGCGGCGCTCCGCGTCTTTTCCGAACGCGGCTATCACGCCGCCTCCATCAGCGAGTTGACCGAAGCAATGGGCCTTGCTTCGGGGAGCATCTACAAGGCATTCAAGGATAAGCGCGGCATCTTTCTGGCTGCTTTCGCCCATTATCGAAAACTCGGCCGACGGCGCCTGGAAGCGATGATCGCGTCTGCGAAGACCGGTCGCGAGAAGGTCTTCCAGATGGTGATGTACTATGCCGAGGTCTCCTATGGCGAGGCCGGCCGCAAAGGCTGTCTCGTTGTCGGCGGCGCCAACGACTTCGCCCTGCTTGACGAGGAAGCCGCTGCCCACGTCGTGACTGCCTTTACCGCGGACGAAAAGCTGATGGCCGATCTCATCCGCATCGGCCAGACAGACGGCAGCATTCCGAAGACGGTAGACCCCGATGCCGCCGCCCTCGCCTTCCTCTGCTTTACCAAGGGCCTGCGCGTCATCGGCAAAACAGGACGCAGCAGGGAAGAGATGCTGTCCGCGGCCGAGGCCGCGATGAAGCTCGTGACCTGAACAGTCCACATCGTGGACGAGAGAAATACCGGTATTCGGTCAAGGATCGGGTGGCCGCAGCCAGCATTTTTGCATTCAATCCTTTCAATCTTTGAATACCGGAGTTTCTGATGAGCATTTCAGCCACCACGCCGGATAGGGCCATTCCCAGGGCGCTATCCCCTTGGCTAACCTTCCTTTTCGCCGCCGCCTGCGGGCTGGTGGCCGCCAATCTCTATTACGGCCAGCCGCTGGCCGGCCCGATCAGTGCCGATCTCGGCTTCACGCCTGCCGCCACCGGCCTGATCGTCACGTTAACGCAGATCGGCTACGGCCTCGGCCTGCTGCTGATCGTGCCGCTCGGCGATCTCACCGAAAACCGCCGTCTGGTGTTGATGCTGATCGCCGTCTCCGCTGTCGCGCTCATCGGCGCGGCGCTGTCGTCGACGCCCGCGGCCTTCCTCGTCGCTTCGCTCTCTATCGGTCTTTCATCTGTCGCAGTTCAGGTCCTGGTTCCTTTCGCTGCCAACATGGCGCCGGATGCCACGCGCGGCCAGGTCGTCGGCAACGTCATGAGCGGCCTGCTCTGCGGCATCATGCTCGCCCGCCCCTTCGCAAGCTTCGTCGCCGAGGCCTCCTCCTGGCACATGGTCTACTACTTCACCGCAGCGCTCATGCTCGTGCTCGCCGTCGTCTTGCGCATCAACCTGCCGGTTCGCATGCCGAAGACGAAGCTGCGTTATGGCGAGTTGCTCGCTTCTATGGGCCATCTGGCGCTCACCTCGCGCGTGCTGCAGCGCCGGGCGCTCTATCAGGCCGGCATGTTCGGTGCCTTCAGCCTGTTCTGGACGACGACGCCGCTGCTGCTTGCAAGCCCGGCCTTCGGCCTGACGCAGAACGGCATTGCCCTCTTCGCCCTCGCAGGTGCTGCCGGCGCCGTCGCCTCGCCGATCGCCGGCAGGCTTGCCGACCGCGGCATGACAAAGATCGCCTCGACGCTCGCCATGCTGCTCGGCATGGCCGCCTTCCTGATCAGCCATTTCGCCGGCGATGGCTCGCTTGGCGCTTTGCTGCTGCTGTCGGCAGCAGCGATCCTTCTCGATTTCGGCGTAACGACCAATCTCGTCTGCGGCCAGCGCGCCATCTATGCGCTGAACCCGGAACACCGCAGCCGGCTCAACGGCTTGTTCATGGCGACCTTCTTTGCCGGCGGCGCCCTGGGCTCAGCACTCGGCGGCTGGGCCTATGCGACCGGCGGCTGGACGATGACGGCCTGGATCGGCTTCTGCTTCCCGGCGCTGGCCTTCCTGCTGTTCCTGACGGAAGGACGCGGCGAGTAAGAAGCCGGCCTATTTGTCGACGGAATCGAACTGAGAACGGGCGGCGCGAACGGCATCATGGTTTGCTTCCGCCCAGTTCAACAGTTGCGCCAGCGTCTGGTACAGCGAGCGGCCGAGTTCGGTCATCGAATATTCCACACTCGGCGGCTTGGTCGGGAAAACCTCGCGGTGGATGTAACCGTCTCTCTGCAGGTCGCGCAGCGTCTGCGTCAGCATGCGTTGGGAAATATCGGGTATCATCCGCCGCAACTCGCCGAATCGATAAGGCCGATCCGCCAGCACATCGAGCAGCAGCGTCGACCATTTGCCGCCGATCTGCTGCATCATGTCCCTGACCGGGCAATTGCCGAAATCAAGACCGGCAAGATCGATCTCGCGCCGCGTCCCCGGCATCCTGTTCTTCAGACTGAGGACTGCGCCACTCATCTGCTGGTTCCCTTTTAGTAACGTACAGCCGAAAAACTGCCTCCTTTACACCGCGAAGTCAATTCCTATTCTAGCGTTACTCTCTTTTTGAGACCGCCTCTGAAACATAGAAGGAACCCGACGTATGAGCGAAACCATCCTGGTCACCGGCGCCGCCGGACAGCTCGGCCAGCGTGTCATCCATCACCTCATCGAGACCTACAAGGTCGCTCCAGGCAACATCGTCGCGGCAACGCGCCAGCCGGAAAAGCTTTCCGATCTGGAAAACAAGGGCGTCGTTATCCGCAAGGCCGATTTCGACGATGCGGCAAGCCTGGAGACGGCTTTCGCCGGCGTCGATCGACTGTTGATTATCAGCACCGATGCGCTCGACACCCCCGGCAAGCGTCTCGCCCAGCACAAGGGTGCCGTCGCGGCAGCAGTCAAATCAGGCGTCAAGCACATCGCCTATACCTCGATGCCGGCGCCGGACAATTCGCTCGTCACCTTCGCGCCCGATCATCTCGGCAGCGAAAACGCCATCAAGGCAAGCGGTGTCGCCCATACGATCATCCGCGACGCCTGGTATCACGACAATTACCTGCACGGCATGCCGCACAACCTGCAGGGCGGCAAATGGTACAGCGCCACGGGCGACGGCAAGATCTCGACCATCTCGCGTGACGACTGCGCCCTGGCGATCGCCGCGGCCCTTGCCTCCGGCACATCCGAGAGCGCCACCTATACGGTGACCGGCACGCAGTCGCTGGACAGCCGGCAGATCGCCGCCATCGTTTCCAACGTCGCCGGCAAGCCGCTCGAAGTAGTCGACGTCAATGACGAACAGCTCGGCCAGGGCATGCGCGGCGCCGGCCTCCCCGGTTTTGTCGCCGACATGCTGGTTTCTGCCGACGCCAACACCCGCGCCGGCAATTTCGACATCGTCACCGAAGACTTCACCAAGCTGACCGGCAAACAGCCGCAACCGCTGAAGGATTTCTTCGTGGAGCACAAGGCGACCCTGACGGCTTCAAGCGCGCATTGAGTCTGCTGCGTCCCTGCGCTTGGCGCAGGGACGCAGAGCGACCGAACTTTGGACTCGAAAACTTCTTCATTTCAGATGAGTCGTTTAGAGCAGACGCGCCGTGCCACTTGCGTCAAAGCGGGCAGACTTGAGAGGGGCTATCCTATAGAATGATTGAAGTCCTTGCTTGGCTCCCTCTTCTCCCCAGCGGGGAGAAGAGACGTGTAGCGGCCCTTGCCATCTCTTGGGTCGGACGCGGAGAGATTGAACCAGGTGAGTGACCGCTTTCTTCTGCACCTGTCATAGGAATCTACCACACCTAAGTTATTGAGCCTGGAGACTCTTCGCCCCGCTCAAACCGCCTGCCCGCAGGCCCGGCAGAAGCGCCGTACCGTTTCCGCCATGCCATATTCCAGCGCATCGGCGGTCAGACCATGACCGATCGAGACCTCGGCAAGCTGGGGAATGCGCCTGACCAGCGCCGGCAGGTTTTCGACCGTCAGATCGTGACCAGCATTGACGGCAAGGCCGATTGTGAGGGCTGCATCCGCCGTCCGTCCAAGCGCTTCCAGGATCGGGGCCGCCCGCTCCGGTGCATCGAAGCAGCCGCCGTAGGGGCCGGTATAGAGTTCGATCCGATCGGCGCCGACCGCCTTGGCGATCTCAACCGCCTGTGCGTCCCCGTCACCGTCGGCAAACAACGACACCCGGCATCCCATCGTCTTCAGCCGCGCGACGGCATCGGTCAGGAACGCCCGGTGCTTGCGGAAATCCCAGCCGTGATCGGAGGTCGCCTGCGCGGGATCGTCAGGCACCAGCGTCACCTGCTCGGGTGCCGCGCCTGCGCAGAGTTCGAAAAATTCCTCTGTGGGATAACCCTCGATATTGAACTCGGCCTTGGGGAATTCGTCGTCTATCAGGTTGCGGATGACAGGCAGGTCGGAGAAGCGGACGTGCCGCTGGTCGGGGCGCGGATGCACCGTCAGGCCGCTGGCGCCGGACGCGAGTGCGATGCGCCCGAGCGCTTCGACGCTCGGCCAGGGCAGATCGCGCCGGTTGCGCAGCATGGCGACGGCGTTGAGGTTCACGGAGAGCTTGGCGGGCATGGCGAGATCCATCGGTCACGGAAATGGGAGACCTGCTTTTAAGCCAAGTGCTCCGCGATGGCCAACGAGATTCACAAATGGATGCGATGCCGATCGCTGATGGGCATCGAAATTACGCTGAGCATTTGCCGCACGCTTACCGCAGACAGTAAATCCCGTCACCTTTGAAGAGGATGGCGAGATCCCGCAGTGCAGCACATGTTTTTGTGCAACACATCCAAGAACCCGGCAAAATATGCCGGTAAAGTTGCTATCCCATTTAAAAGAGATTATTTTTAGCACTTATAAAAGAGATCGTTCACGCATAACGTGGACATCGTATCGCGTAAAGTACGCCGCGTACTGCTTCTTTCCCACTGAGAAGAACGCCTAGAGGAAACCCCACTCGCCGCGCATGGGAAGCAACTGGCAAAGCCGCATGAGGTGCAACAACATGCCCCAGGAGGGTTCATGCCAGACGGTTCCAAACGCCTGTTTGCCACCGCCGGTATCGCTTCGGAGGCCCGATCGAAATATCGGTTCCTGCCTTCGGCCGCGCTACCGCCGGATCTACCGGACGGTCCGGTGCCCATTGCCGACATGGCAAACGCATTCGGCGTCACACACAGGACACTGCATTTCTATGAAGAGAAAGGGTTGATTTCAGCCAATCGCATCGGCCTGATGCGGGTCTACGGCCAGGACGACGTGATGCGCATGGCCGTCATTACAGTCTGCCGCGAAACCGGCATGCCGATCGCCGTCATCCAGGAACTGATGGACGAACTCCGAAACGCCGATTCGCAGGAAACGGCCGAAGCGATGTTCCGCGAGGCCCTGCAGGTGCGCAAGCGCGAGCTGACGGCCGAGATGTCGACGCTGCACCGCCAGCTCCAGCAGGTCGGTGACCTCCTTGATTTCGACGGCAGCATCGAGGATCCGCCGCTGAACGACAACCAGGACAGCGCAAGCCTGACCGCACAGGAGCGGCGTTGCCTGGAACTGATGGCGGAGGGTTATTCCACCCAGCGCATCGCCCGGGCGCTCGACCTGAAGCATGACGAAACCCGTGACCTGGAGGCCGGAATCATCCTGAAATTCCGCGCCAACAACCGCTTCCAGGCCATCGCCAAGGCAGTTCTGCTCGGCATCGTGCAGGCCTGAATCACGCCCCCGACGGCCGCCACCGTCTCCTCTTTCTTCTGTCCGATCAGCAGATGCGATCTGGTCGCGCGTGCGCCCGGGATCACGAGTGTGATCGGGATCATCGATTTGATCGGGATCGCCGGAGTGATAGGGTCAGCGGACTATCGTCAGCGTCTCCGCCGCGCGCGTGATCGCAGTGTAAAGCCAGCGTTCCCGTGTATCGCGAAACGCCCAGCTCTCGTCGAAGAGCACGACATCATTCCATTGCGAACCCTGCGCCTTGTGAACGGTCAGCGCGTAGCCGTAGTCGAACTCGTCATAGCGCTTTCGGGTGTTCCAGGGGATCTCGCCCTCGACGTCCTCGAAGGCCTGTTTCAGCAGCTTGATCTTGGCGGCTCCCCGATCCATGTCATCGTCTTCGGGGCGGACCAGCAGATTGATGCCGGGCTTCGTCGTTTCCTTTGATGAGGTCATCACCTGCCAGAGCGAGCCGTTGAGCAGGCCCTTGGCCGGATCGTTCCGCAGGCAGACGAGCTTGTCGCCGGTCTGGGGATAATCGGCATTGAAGCCTTTCAGTTCGCGCAGGCGCTGATTGTAGCGCCGTCGTGTCCTGTTGGTGCCGACGAGCACCTGGTCGGCATCGAGGACCAGCTGCTGAGTCACCTCATTTTTCGAAATCACCTTGGCCGTACCGTAATCGCCGTACATCACTTCATTGCCTTCGCGCACCTGCATGGCGAGCTTGATGATCGGATTGTCGCGCGCCTGCCGGTGGATATCGGTGAGCAGGTAGTCCGGCTCCTGATTGGTAAAGTAGCCGCCGCCTGTGACCGGCGGCAGCTGGCCGGGATCGCCGAGCACCAGGATTGGCGTGCCGAAGCTCATCAGATCCTTGCCGAGCGCCTCGTCGACCATCGAGCATTCGTCGACGATGATCAGCGCCGCCTTGGCGACCGGGCTTTGCCGGTTGATCGAAAACATCGGCGCAATCGATGTCTTGCCTGTTTCCTCGTCTTCCACCGCCTCCTCACCGCGCGGCCGGTAGATCAGCGAATGGATCGTCCGGGCGTTGGAGGCGCCCCGCGAGCGCAGCACCTGCGCCGCCTTGCCGGTGAAGGCGGCAAACAACACGTCGCCATCGACATTTTCGGCGAAATGCTTGGCAAGCGTCGTCTTCCCCGTTCCGGCATAGCCGAACAGGCGAAAGAGCGGCGAGCGCCCTTCCTTCAGCCATTTCGAAACAGCCTTCAAGGCTTCATCTTGTTGCGGCGCAAATTGCATGATCGCAGGACTTGGCAGGATTCGCGAGCTTTAGGCAAGGCGGAAAACGGCAAATCGCCCGGCCGGACGATCATCAGTTCCACTGCCGGTCCGCGCCACTGGCGCACATCGACGGGTCCTGCCCCATAGCCTCGGTGAGAAAATTCAGAACCGTCTTGACGCGCAGCGGCATGTTGCGCCGCGAGGGATAGACGACGGTAACCGGCAGCCGGCTCGGCTGGAAATCCCCCATTACGGGGACCAGCCGGCCGGCAGCGATATCGGGCATAGCGATGATGTGCGAAAGTACCGCAAGACCCGCTCCAGCAAGGGCTGCCCGGTGAATGGCGACGGCATTGCAGGCGGTCAGCCGCGGTGAGATCCGGACCGATATGTCTTCCGAACCGTTCGAGAAGGACCAGCTATTGGCCTCACCTGCCCTGTTGTAGCACAGGCATTCATGGTCCTTGATCTCCTTCGGTGCGCGGGGAGCCGCCCTGCGCGCGAGATAAGCGGGAGATGCAACGAGGAAGGCGGTCGTCCAGCCGATCCGCCGGCAGACGAGGCTGCTGTCGGCGACCTGGCCCAATCGCACTTCGAGATCCAGGCGCTCCTCGATCATATCCGAGCCCTGCTCCCTGAAGATGAGTTCGAGGGAGAGCTTTGGATGGGCGGCGAGAAGATCGCCGAGCCGCTCGCTGAGATAGAGGCCGAGTGGTGCTGGAACGCTGAGCCTGACCTTTCCCGAGGCCATGGCGCCGTCCGATCCGGCCGCATCGCCAAGCTCCTCAATCGCTTCGAGAATCCGCAGCGCCATCGGCAACATCCGCTCCCCCTCTGCCGTCAGTGACAGGCCGCTCGTCGTGCGATGCAGGAGGCGGGTGGCGAAATGGCCTTCGAGGGCTGCGACCTGTCGCGAGACCGCCGGCTGCGTCACGTCGAGATCGTGCGCCGCCGCCGAGAACGACCCCGTCTCCACGACGCGCTGAAAGGTCCGCAATGCCGAAACGATATCCATCCCCTGCCCCTCATACTTTTGCGCATAGGCTTTATGCAGCCAGACTAAGCGAGAATGGCTTTACAGTCCAGCAATTAAGGATATCCTCTATCCATAAGGATATTTAATATCCTTAATTAGAGGAGAAGTTACATGACCCAGCGACTGAACTACGCCCAGCAGTCCCCCGAGCTTTTCAAGAAATTCATGGAATTCAGCATGGCGCTGAAGGGCAGCGTGATCGACGAGAAGCTGCAGGCCCTCGTCGAGATCCGCGCTTCGCAGATCAATGGATGCGGCTTTTGCCTCGACATGCATGTGAAGCAGGCCAAGATCCTCGGCGAGACCGAACTCAGGCTTTATCACATCGCCATCTGGCGGGAATCGACCCTATTCATCCCCCGCGAGCGCGCAGCCCTTGCCTGGACCGAAGCCCTGACGAAGCTGCCCGAAGGCGGCGTTCCCGACGAAATTTACGAACGGGTGCGCGGCCAGCTTTCCGAGAAAGAAATCTCGGACCTGACTTTCGCCGTCATGGCGATCAACGCCTGGAACCGCGTCAATGTCGGCTTCAAGACCGTACCCGGTTCGGCCGACAAGGCTTATGGCCTCGATAAGGCCGGCCTGAACTAAACCGCGCAATTCATTGAGAAGATTCACCTTTGACGCTGCCGCGCCGCGGCAGCGAACGGAGATCTGTTATGAAAATCGTTGTCATCGGCGGAACCGGCCTTATCGGTTCGAAAACTGTCGAACGCCTGCGCAAGCGCGGCCACGAAGTGATCGCCGCCTCACCGAACTCCGGCGTCAACACGATCACCGGAGAAGGACTGGCGGAGGCGCTCTCAGGCGCCGAAGTCGTGCTCGACCTCGCCAATTCGCCGTCCTTCGAGGACAAGGCCGTGCTCGAATTCTTCGAGACCTCGGGCCACAATCTTCTCGCCGCCGAAAAACTCGCCGGCGTCAAGCATCATATCGCTCTCTCCGTCGTCGGCACCGAGCGTCTGCAGGAAAGCGGCTATTTCCGCGGCAAACTCGCCCAGGAAAAACTGATCAAGGCATCGGGAATTCCCTACACCATCGTCCATTCGACGCAGTTCATGGAATTCCTTGCCGGCATCGTGCAATCGGGCACGGTCGGCCAGACTGTCCGCCTGTCGCCCGCCTACATTCAGCCGATCGTTTCCGACGACGTCGCCGACGTCATGGCGGATGTGGCTCTGGCATCGCCCGCTAATGCGACGATCGAGATATCAGGTCCGGAACGGGCGCGCCTCAGCGAACTCGTCGCCCGGTATTTGAAGGCCATGAAGGACCCGCGCACCGTCGAGGCCGATGCCGAGGCGAAATATTTCGGCGCGAGACTCAACGACCAGTCGCTCGTTTCCGACA
Protein-coding sequences here:
- a CDS encoding PH domain-containing protein; amino-acid sequence: MGNGNINRDFMRGEKLLWSGRPAQGFFLTSRDRLLIPFSLLWGGFANVLAFAAVIGDEPVSKKLWLSLFALMGLYIIAGRFFVDAAARARTVYMVTDRRVIIRRSGFFRNLYSSGHELLPSISLEEGTRGRGTIKFGVRSNRRMSGWTPALANEPQLLGIDNAQQVYSILQKARSDCRRSQ
- a CDS encoding Lrp/AsnC family transcriptional regulator codes for the protein MLDDRDRRILDMLQKDAGISVTDLAERVALSVSACSRRIQRLEESGHIARRIVVLDREKMGVPTTLFALVKTAHHSDEWTETFRRIIGDIPEIVEAHRLTGNHDYILKIVLPRVEHYDVIYKQIVRKLELFDVSASISMEELKHGMAIPVGYAR
- a CDS encoding aspartate/glutamate racemase family protein; the encoded protein is MEMIGLIGGMSFESSAVYYRLVNEMVRDRKGGLASAELILHSVNFEEIVALQKAGDWDMASSRLGDVALRLQIAGARCILICTNTMHLIADKVADKISVPLIHIIDETAKSLHASGRKRPLLLATRYTMEHGFYSDRMKSLGVDIMVPDASDRTTVHDIIFNELCAGKVLDSSRRKLFDVIARAVDNGADSIILGCTEICLILDPDHLPLPGFDTTAIHARAAVDFALGMDETTEEEAA
- a CDS encoding bifunctional helix-turn-helix transcriptional regulator/GNAT family N-acetyltransferase; the protein is MSSLSLIETARDFNRFYTNFLGLLNKAYLDTPFTLTDARILFEVGSHDGVSAAALVRDLQLDPAYLSRILKRFRAEGLIETSPDPADLRSQVIIVTDQGRETFEELGRRSNAQIAARFDRLASGEPEAAVSAMCTIRALLDPAAKPAPAIIRAHRSGDIGWIVQSQGRFYAEEYGWDLRFEALVAEVAGKFLANFDPVKEYCWIAERGGVNVGSVLVTNGGDGVAKLRLLYVDKSARGLGLGKLLVDECIRFSKQKGYRELSLWTNDMLETARAIYVKAGFRLVSEERHRMFGPEANGQNWVLDL
- a CDS encoding TetR/AcrR family transcriptional regulator, producing MTVANLTPEAKTRSRGRPREFDMDAALDAALRVFSERGYHAASISELTEAMGLASGSIYKAFKDKRGIFLAAFAHYRKLGRRRLEAMIASAKTGREKVFQMVMYYAEVSYGEAGRKGCLVVGGANDFALLDEEAAAHVVTAFTADEKLMADLIRIGQTDGSIPKTVDPDAAALAFLCFTKGLRVIGKTGRSREEMLSAAEAAMKLVT
- a CDS encoding MFS transporter, with the protein product MSISATTPDRAIPRALSPWLTFLFAAACGLVAANLYYGQPLAGPISADLGFTPAATGLIVTLTQIGYGLGLLLIVPLGDLTENRRLVLMLIAVSAVALIGAALSSTPAAFLVASLSIGLSSVAVQVLVPFAANMAPDATRGQVVGNVMSGLLCGIMLARPFASFVAEASSWHMVYYFTAALMLVLAVVLRINLPVRMPKTKLRYGELLASMGHLALTSRVLQRRALYQAGMFGAFSLFWTTTPLLLASPAFGLTQNGIALFALAGAAGAVASPIAGRLADRGMTKIASTLAMLLGMAAFLISHFAGDGSLGALLLLSAAAILLDFGVTTNLVCGQRAIYALNPEHRSRLNGLFMATFFAGGALGSALGGWAYATGGWTMTAWIGFCFPALAFLLFLTEGRGE
- a CDS encoding winged helix-turn-helix transcriptional regulator, coding for MSGAVLSLKNRMPGTRREIDLAGLDFGNCPVRDMMQQIGGKWSTLLLDVLADRPYRFGELRRMIPDISQRMLTQTLRDLQRDGYIHREVFPTKPPSVEYSMTELGRSLYQTLAQLLNWAEANHDAVRAARSQFDSVDK
- a CDS encoding SDR family oxidoreductase: MSETILVTGAAGQLGQRVIHHLIETYKVAPGNIVAATRQPEKLSDLENKGVVIRKADFDDAASLETAFAGVDRLLIISTDALDTPGKRLAQHKGAVAAAVKSGVKHIAYTSMPAPDNSLVTFAPDHLGSENAIKASGVAHTIIRDAWYHDNYLHGMPHNLQGGKWYSATGDGKISTISRDDCALAIAAALASGTSESATYTVTGTQSLDSRQIAAIVSNVAGKPLEVVDVNDEQLGQGMRGAGLPGFVADMLVSADANTRAGNFDIVTEDFTKLTGKQPQPLKDFFVEHKATLTASSAH
- a CDS encoding pyridoxine 5'-phosphate synthase — its product is MPAKLSVNLNAVAMLRNRRDLPWPSVEALGRIALASGASGLTVHPRPDQRHVRFSDLPVIRNLIDDEFPKAEFNIEGYPTEEFFELCAGAAPEQVTLVPDDPAQATSDHGWDFRKHRAFLTDAVARLKTMGCRVSLFADGDGDAQAVEIAKAVGADRIELYTGPYGGCFDAPERAAPILEALGRTADAALTIGLAVNAGHDLTVENLPALVRRIPQLAEVSIGHGLTADALEYGMAETVRRFCRACGQAV
- a CDS encoding MerR family transcriptional regulator translates to MPDGSKRLFATAGIASEARSKYRFLPSAALPPDLPDGPVPIADMANAFGVTHRTLHFYEEKGLISANRIGLMRVYGQDDVMRMAVITVCRETGMPIAVIQELMDELRNADSQETAEAMFREALQVRKRELTAEMSTLHRQLQQVGDLLDFDGSIEDPPLNDNQDSASLTAQERRCLELMAEGYSTQRIARALDLKHDETRDLEAGIILKFRANNRFQAIAKAVLLGIVQA